One genomic window of Streptomyces sp. NBC_01498 includes the following:
- a CDS encoding MarR family winged helix-turn-helix transcriptional regulator, with product MTSAEDGPPTSGAADLRAFAVELRRMNGEINRMVHGFADDQSLHATDVQALAAILDAETPLTPGRLRDHLGLTSGAVTACLDRLERAGHIRRVRESADRRVVHLHYLAGARSAARSYFLPLAEATERARAGFSDPELAVVLRFLASVNEELTELRPPRR from the coding sequence CGGCCCGCCGACGTCCGGCGCTGCGGACCTGCGGGCCTTCGCGGTGGAACTGCGCCGGATGAACGGTGAGATCAATCGGATGGTCCACGGGTTCGCCGACGACCAGAGTCTGCACGCGACGGATGTTCAGGCGCTGGCCGCCATCCTGGACGCGGAGACGCCACTCACTCCCGGTCGGCTCCGCGACCATCTCGGTCTGACATCGGGCGCCGTGACGGCGTGTCTGGACCGGCTGGAACGGGCCGGGCACATCCGCAGGGTCCGGGAGAGCGCCGACCGGCGGGTGGTTCATCTGCACTATCTGGCGGGGGCGCGATCGGCCGCCCGGAGCTACTTCCTGCCCCTGGCCGAGGCCACGGAACGCGCGCGGGCCGGTTTCAGCGACCCTGAACTGGCCGTGGTCCTGCGCTTTCTCGCCTCGGTGAACGAGGAACTGACCGAGCTGCGCCCGCCCCGCCGCTGA
- a CDS encoding MMPL family transporter, translating to MPTTLRAARWLVPVLLLIAWLGIGATLGPYAGKLGEVATNDQAAFLPTNAESTQVIDAQRAFDQDETLPAIVVWTADGGAGTPLGDDRRDAATRALTSLTGDPGVAGVSPALPSKDGEALQGVVQLRPDLGDTLPDALARIEDAAAAVPGTTAQLAGPAASQADLSDAFAGIDGLLLGVALLTVLVILLLVYRSLLLPLIIIAGAVLALGLACAVVYELADHDVVRVDGQVQGILSILVIGAATDYALLLTARFREELALRPHRITAMRSALRRSAGPITASAATVALGLLALLLSDLTNNRALGPVGAIGIVCAVLSTLSFLPAVLLLLGRAAYWPAKPPRAADDPNEPGGYGGHGIWTRVAALVDRAPRAVWAGTLAALIACAAFAPTLTAKGVPLDEIFVNDAPSVAAQRTLGEHFPGGSGNPAVVIADADALRPVLRAVERTGGVADAAPVAESGRPGGTPLVVDGRVRIDATLDGAADSDAAKNTVARLRDAVHAVPDADALVGGYTAQQYDTRRTAEEDRLLIVPVVLAIILVILVGLLRSLLMPVLLVATVALNFLATLGVSALVFRHLLGFTGTDPSVPLYGFVFLVALGVDYNIFLMSRVREESLLHGTRRGVLRGLTATGGVITSAGVVLAATFAALGVIPLAFLLQIAFIVAFGVLLDTLVVRSLLVPALVRDIGPTAWWPGALSRGPHGRPGKPQDAAAPAQAHH from the coding sequence ATGCCCACCACCCTTCGCGCCGCCCGATGGCTGGTCCCCGTCCTCCTCCTGATCGCCTGGCTCGGCATCGGTGCCACACTCGGCCCGTACGCCGGGAAGCTCGGCGAGGTCGCCACGAACGATCAGGCGGCCTTTCTCCCGACGAACGCCGAGTCCACCCAAGTCATCGACGCACAGCGGGCGTTCGACCAGGACGAGACACTCCCCGCGATCGTCGTCTGGACGGCCGACGGCGGGGCCGGTACCCCTCTCGGCGACGACCGGCGTGACGCCGCGACCCGCGCCCTCACCTCCCTCACCGGTGATCCGGGTGTCGCCGGCGTCTCCCCGGCCCTGCCGTCCAAGGACGGCGAAGCCCTCCAAGGGGTCGTCCAACTGCGCCCCGACCTCGGCGACACACTGCCCGACGCCCTCGCACGGATCGAAGACGCCGCGGCGGCCGTACCGGGCACCACCGCCCAACTGGCCGGTCCCGCCGCCAGCCAGGCCGACCTCTCCGACGCGTTCGCCGGAATCGACGGCCTGCTGCTCGGCGTCGCGCTCCTCACCGTCCTGGTCATCCTGCTGCTCGTGTACCGCAGCCTGCTCCTCCCGCTGATCATCATTGCCGGCGCCGTCCTCGCCCTGGGACTGGCCTGCGCCGTCGTGTACGAGCTGGCCGACCACGACGTCGTACGCGTCGACGGCCAGGTACAGGGCATCCTCTCCATCCTCGTCATCGGTGCCGCCACCGACTACGCCCTCCTGCTCACCGCCCGCTTCCGTGAAGAACTGGCTCTGCGACCGCACCGGATCACCGCCATGCGCTCCGCCCTGCGCCGGTCGGCCGGCCCCATCACGGCGAGCGCCGCCACGGTCGCCCTCGGCCTGCTCGCCCTGCTGCTGAGCGACCTCACCAACAACCGCGCGCTGGGCCCCGTCGGCGCGATCGGCATCGTCTGCGCCGTACTGAGCACCCTGAGCTTCCTGCCCGCCGTCCTGCTCCTGCTCGGCCGCGCCGCGTACTGGCCCGCGAAACCCCCTCGCGCGGCCGACGACCCGAACGAGCCCGGCGGCTACGGCGGTCACGGCATCTGGACACGGGTCGCCGCCCTGGTCGACCGCGCCCCGCGCGCCGTGTGGGCGGGAACCCTCGCCGCGCTGATCGCCTGCGCCGCGTTCGCCCCGACGCTCACCGCGAAAGGCGTGCCCCTGGACGAGATATTCGTCAACGACGCCCCCTCGGTGGCCGCCCAGCGCACACTCGGCGAGCACTTCCCCGGCGGCTCGGGCAACCCGGCCGTGGTGATCGCCGACGCCGACGCGCTCCGGCCGGTCCTCAGGGCCGTCGAACGCACCGGGGGCGTCGCGGACGCCGCCCCCGTGGCGGAGTCCGGCCGCCCCGGCGGAACACCGCTCGTCGTCGACGGCCGGGTCAGGATCGACGCCACGCTCGACGGCGCCGCCGACAGCGACGCGGCCAAGAACACGGTGGCCCGGCTGCGCGACGCGGTGCACGCCGTACCGGACGCGGACGCGCTCGTCGGCGGCTACACCGCCCAGCAGTACGACACCCGCCGGACGGCCGAGGAGGACCGGCTGCTCATCGTGCCCGTGGTCCTCGCGATCATCCTCGTGATTCTCGTCGGGCTGCTCCGCTCACTGCTGATGCCCGTGCTCCTCGTCGCCACGGTCGCCCTCAACTTCCTCGCCACGCTCGGCGTCTCCGCGCTGGTCTTCCGGCATCTGCTCGGTTTCACCGGCACCGACCCGTCCGTCCCGCTGTACGGTTTCGTCTTCCTCGTGGCCCTCGGCGTCGACTACAACATCTTCCTCATGTCGCGCGTCCGCGAGGAGTCGCTGCTGCACGGCACCCGGCGGGGCGTTCTGCGCGGACTGACCGCCACCGGCGGTGTCATCACCTCGGCCGGTGTCGTACTCGCCGCCACTTTCGCCGCCCTGGGAGTCATCCCGCTGGCCTTCCTCCTCCAGATCGCGTTCATCGTCGCCTTCGGCGTCCTGCTCGACACCCTGGTCGTCCGCTCACTGCTCGTCCCCGCGCTGGTCCGGGACATCGGCCCCACCGCCTGGTGGCCGGGAGCGCTCAGCCGGGGACCGCACGGTCGGCCGGGAAAGCCCCAGGACGCCGCGGCACCTGCCCAGGCACACCACTGA
- a CDS encoding CocE/NonD family hydrolase has translation MSMTQLPAHARELRSSLHRRSGPPPDRRTRTAPHPQLWETPVNRHRVTTWAASSLVAALALTGTFTGPVAAAEDRAGAVATATDPVTHAENDRVPEGSVWTQSYFPSSDGSGTELHADVLLPEALARKKRKRVPVILSIGPYFGHSGQTGPENWTHTGPSNRFQDFIEGTDLFDEGYAFVMVDLRGFGGSTGCLDWGGPGEQADVRAAVDWAAGQPWSTGAVGMYGKSYDAVTGLIGNNLDQRALKAVVAQEPVWDMYQYIYSNGVPRPNVTGTANAYNSIATVDQMADDDPRYLANSRWEETHPECLTENSAGYRIADQRDTHWTSRDLARMAKRTDTPLFVTQGFIENNTKPEEMQEYLGNHTGPERGWLGQWDHVRGGDRTSDGRLAMGREGWYEETLSFYDQYLKGVKPKVDYPAYSVQDSTGTWRAQKTWPVVERPVTLPLGDGSYVDDGGASAREGLAPSGEAAPGPGEQPSGEWDMENAPALDPAAPKGLAKAQAKRQKAGEITSSFFVWSKPVERAVRVTGTPQVSLTAKGAGNVMVKLYDVAPDGTAVMFDEQVSLLDSGRLRVDLKATDWTLAPGHVLAVEIGSIQTGSWRDTPSGETIEVKNARLDLALDGPADDRPTPGARSPFLDTYLGQYTVDLPAGPPSFTLPSTGRH, from the coding sequence ATGTCCATGACGCAACTCCCCGCGCACGCGCGGGAGTTGCGATCGTCCCTCCACCGCAGGTCAGGGCCACCGCCCGACCGTCGCACCCGCACCGCTCCCCACCCACAACTCTGGGAGACGCCTGTGAACAGACATCGCGTGACCACCTGGGCCGCCTCATCACTCGTCGCAGCTCTCGCGTTGACCGGCACGTTCACCGGCCCCGTGGCCGCGGCGGAGGACCGGGCGGGTGCGGTCGCCACCGCGACCGACCCCGTCACGCACGCGGAGAACGACCGTGTCCCCGAGGGCTCGGTCTGGACGCAGAGCTACTTCCCGTCCTCCGACGGCTCCGGCACCGAACTGCACGCCGACGTCCTGCTCCCCGAGGCCCTGGCCAGGAAGAAGCGGAAGCGCGTGCCCGTCATCCTGTCGATCGGCCCCTACTTCGGCCACTCGGGGCAGACCGGCCCCGAGAACTGGACACACACCGGTCCCTCGAACCGCTTCCAGGACTTCATCGAGGGCACCGACCTGTTCGACGAGGGATACGCCTTCGTCATGGTGGACCTGCGCGGCTTCGGCGGCTCCACCGGCTGCCTCGACTGGGGTGGACCCGGCGAGCAGGCCGACGTCAGGGCCGCCGTCGACTGGGCGGCCGGCCAGCCGTGGTCCACGGGGGCGGTCGGTATGTACGGCAAGTCGTACGACGCCGTCACCGGCCTCATCGGCAACAACCTGGACCAGCGGGCGCTCAAGGCCGTCGTCGCCCAGGAACCCGTGTGGGACATGTACCAGTACATCTACTCCAACGGTGTGCCCCGCCCGAACGTCACCGGCACCGCCAACGCCTACAACTCCATCGCCACTGTTGACCAGATGGCGGACGACGACCCGCGCTACCTGGCCAACTCCCGGTGGGAGGAGACCCACCCGGAGTGCCTCACGGAGAACTCGGCCGGATACCGAATAGCCGACCAGCGGGACACGCACTGGACCTCCCGTGACCTGGCCAGGATGGCCAAGCGCACCGACACCCCGCTGTTCGTCACCCAGGGCTTCATCGAGAACAACACCAAGCCCGAGGAGATGCAGGAGTACCTCGGCAATCACACGGGCCCCGAGCGCGGATGGCTCGGCCAGTGGGACCACGTGCGCGGCGGCGACCGCACCAGCGACGGGCGCCTGGCGATGGGACGCGAGGGCTGGTACGAGGAGACCCTCTCCTTCTACGACCAGTACCTCAAGGGCGTCAAACCGAAGGTCGACTACCCGGCCTACTCGGTCCAGGACTCCACCGGCACCTGGCGCGCCCAGAAGACGTGGCCCGTCGTGGAACGGCCCGTCACCCTCCCGCTCGGCGACGGCTCGTACGTCGACGACGGTGGCGCCTCCGCCCGCGAGGGCTTGGCTCCGTCCGGCGAGGCGGCGCCGGGGCCCGGCGAACAGCCCTCCGGCGAGTGGGACATGGAGAACGCTCCGGCCCTCGACCCGGCCGCGCCGAAGGGCTTGGCGAAGGCGCAGGCGAAGCGCCAGAAGGCCGGCGAGATCACGTCCAGCTTCTTCGTGTGGTCCAAGCCGGTCGAGCGGGCCGTGCGGGTCACCGGCACCCCGCAGGTCTCCCTGACCGCGAAGGGCGCGGGCAACGTCATGGTCAAGCTGTACGACGTGGCCCCGGACGGCACCGCCGTCATGTTCGACGAGCAGGTCTCCCTGCTGGACTCCGGCAGGCTGAGGGTCGACCTGAAGGCGACCGACTGGACCCTGGCCCCCGGGCACGTCCTGGCGGTGGAAATCGGCTCCATCCAGACCGGTTCGTGGCGTGACACGCCCTCCGGCGAGACGATCGAGGTCAAGAACGCGCGGCTCGACCTGGCCCTGGACGGCCCGGCCGACGACCGCCCCACCCCCGGGGCCCGTTCACCGTTCCTGGACACCTACCTGGGCCAGTACACGGTGGACCTGCCGGCCGGCCCCCCGTCGTTCACGCTCCCCTCCACCGGGCGCCACTGA
- a CDS encoding ABC transporter ATP-binding protein, translating into MLELCDITAGYDPGAPVVRNASLTVEPGESVGLLGPSGCGKSTLARVAALLHQPDSGTLTLDGVPIRRWRHRAPRVSRTAFGAVFQQPRLSTDPRLRLRDLIAEPLRATGQRDAVPGRVAELASTVGLTGDLLTRRPHEVSDGQLQRACLARALVLRPRWLICDEMTAMLDASTTAALVAAVEEYRRSTGAGLLAVGHDRTLLGHWCDRTLHWDALHG; encoded by the coding sequence GTGCTCGAACTGTGTGACATCACCGCCGGATACGACCCGGGCGCCCCCGTCGTACGCAACGCCTCCCTGACCGTCGAGCCGGGCGAATCCGTCGGGCTGCTCGGCCCCAGCGGCTGCGGCAAGTCCACTCTCGCCCGCGTCGCGGCCCTCCTGCACCAGCCCGACTCCGGCACGCTGACGCTGGACGGCGTTCCGATACGGCGCTGGCGCCACCGGGCCCCACGCGTCTCCCGCACGGCGTTCGGCGCCGTCTTCCAGCAGCCCCGGCTCTCCACCGACCCGCGGCTCCGGCTCCGGGACCTGATCGCCGAACCCCTGCGCGCCACCGGCCAACGGGACGCGGTGCCCGGACGGGTCGCGGAGCTCGCCTCGACCGTCGGCCTGACCGGGGACCTGCTGACACGGCGCCCGCACGAGGTCAGCGACGGCCAGCTCCAGCGCGCCTGCCTCGCCCGCGCCCTCGTCCTGCGCCCCCGCTGGCTCATCTGTGACGAGATGACGGCCATGCTCGACGCGTCCACCACCGCTGCCCTGGTCGCGGCGGTCGAAGAGTACCGCCGCTCCACGGGAGCCGGCCTGCTCGCCGTCGGTCACGACCGCACGCTGCTCGGCCACTGGTGCGACCGCACCCTCCACTGGGACGCGCTTCATGGATGA
- a CDS encoding ABC transporter ATP-binding protein, with protein MSVRFRMPGGRHVAAVTDADFEVAPGECLALIGESGCGKSVLAAALLGLLPANAQTTGAARLGDLDLLAADERTLARTVRGRLIGLVPQSPAAHLTPVRTIRSQTEETVTALTGVRGRAAVRAAAEKAAERAAFPMDHLDRYPHELSGGLAQRAATALALIGGAPLLLADEPTTGLDRDLVEHTIDELRRHIDGAGRSLLLITHDLPAAERIADRVAVMYAGRIVEITEAADFFGTPGPSHPYSHGLLHALPDRTFTPIPGLPPELGDLPDGCAFAPRCDRATGACITPPPLTGTAACHHPRVPEDVRARTV; from the coding sequence ATGTCGGTGCGCTTCCGCATGCCCGGCGGGCGTCACGTCGCGGCCGTCACCGACGCCGACTTCGAGGTGGCGCCCGGCGAATGCCTCGCCCTGATCGGCGAGAGCGGCTGCGGCAAGTCCGTCCTGGCCGCTGCCCTTCTCGGGCTGCTCCCCGCCAACGCGCAGACCACCGGCGCGGCCCGTCTCGGTGACCTCGACCTGCTGGCCGCCGACGAACGCACTCTCGCCCGTACCGTACGGGGCCGGCTGATCGGCCTCGTACCGCAGAGCCCAGCCGCGCACCTCACCCCCGTCCGTACCATCCGCTCCCAGACGGAGGAGACCGTCACCGCGCTGACCGGCGTCCGGGGCCGCGCGGCGGTACGTGCCGCAGCCGAGAAAGCGGCCGAACGGGCGGCTTTCCCGATGGACCATCTCGACCGCTACCCGCACGAACTCTCCGGCGGCCTCGCCCAGCGCGCCGCCACCGCCCTGGCTCTGATCGGCGGCGCGCCCCTCCTGCTCGCCGACGAACCCACCACCGGACTCGACCGCGACCTCGTCGAGCACACCATCGACGAACTCCGTCGTCACATCGACGGCGCAGGCCGGAGCCTGCTGCTGATCACCCACGACCTGCCCGCCGCCGAACGCATCGCGGACCGGGTCGCCGTCATGTACGCGGGCCGGATCGTCGAAATCACCGAAGCGGCCGACTTCTTCGGCACCCCCGGCCCCAGCCACCCCTACAGTCACGGTCTCCTCCATGCCCTGCCCGACCGCACCTTCACCCCCATCCCCGGTCTGCCCCCGGAACTCGGCGACCTGCCCGACGGCTGCGCCTTCGCCCCCCGCTGCGACCGCGCCACCGGCGCCTGCATCACCCCGCCGCCACTGACCGGCACCGCCGCCTGCCACCACCCGCGCGTACCGGAGGACGTCCGTGCTCGAACTGTGTGA
- a CDS encoding ABC transporter permease produces the protein MTETEAAPATRTVWRAAGPNRVSTRALRVRASAVLVTVIALAVLLVPPFAQLDQQAVDLAAKLQPPSWAHPFGTDDVGRDLLLRCVYGLRVSLLVGLVAALTATLIGTAVGAAAGALGGWADRGLMRVVDALASVPHLLLGVFIVAMFRPGVWPVVVSVAVTHWLSTARIVRAEVLSLRSRPYIDAAVSGGASRWRVAVRHLLPGVFPQATLAAVLMVPHAIWHESALSFLGLGLPTHTASLGTLIQSARGSLLAGQWWPTLFPGLFIIVPTLAVAGLAGAWRERINPRRRSELML, from the coding sequence GTGACTGAGACCGAGGCCGCGCCCGCGACACGGACCGTCTGGCGTGCCGCAGGCCCGAACCGCGTCTCCACCCGCGCCCTTCGGGTACGCGCCTCGGCCGTCCTGGTGACGGTGATCGCGCTCGCCGTCCTGCTCGTTCCACCCTTCGCGCAGCTCGACCAGCAGGCCGTCGACCTGGCGGCCAAGCTTCAACCGCCCTCCTGGGCGCACCCGTTCGGCACCGACGATGTCGGCCGGGACCTGCTGCTGCGCTGCGTGTACGGGTTGCGCGTCTCGCTGCTCGTCGGCCTGGTCGCCGCGCTCACGGCGACGCTGATCGGGACCGCCGTGGGGGCCGCCGCCGGCGCCCTGGGCGGCTGGGCCGACCGGGGTCTGATGCGGGTGGTCGACGCCCTCGCCTCCGTACCGCACCTGCTGCTGGGCGTCTTCATCGTCGCGATGTTCCGGCCGGGGGTCTGGCCCGTGGTGGTGTCCGTCGCGGTCACCCACTGGCTGTCCACCGCCCGGATCGTGCGCGCCGAAGTCCTCTCCCTGCGCTCCCGGCCGTACATCGACGCGGCCGTCTCCGGCGGCGCGTCCCGGTGGCGGGTCGCCGTACGGCACCTGCTGCCCGGTGTGTTCCCGCAGGCCACCCTGGCCGCCGTGCTGATGGTGCCGCACGCCATCTGGCACGAGTCGGCCCTGTCCTTCCTCGGGCTCGGACTGCCCACCCACACCGCGAGCCTCGGCACACTCATCCAGAGCGCGCGCGGCTCGCTGCTCGCCGGCCAGTGGTGGCCGACCCTCTTCCCCGGCCTGTTCATCATTGTCCCCACCCTCGCCGTCGCCGGACTCGCCGGAGCCTGGCGCGAGCGGATCAACCCCCGCCGCCGATCGGAGCTGATGCTGTGA
- a CDS encoding ABC transporter substrate-binding protein — protein sequence MTRRIRSAALAAAMVTAAGAAACSAPSDGSEGGGAAASVVIGVASEPETLSPLLGYGKDGNSKLFDGLLARDVDLKLKPALATALPEVADDGLRYTYTLRKGVKFSDGEPLTPADVVFTYKTVLDAKTNNAHRTELDAIKDVRADGGDKVVFTLKYPYAPFAARTVMPVVPEHVAGGQDPNTGSFNTEPVGTGPYVLSAWSKGEKLTFKANPDHWGGTPQVKTFTTAVVADDNVRATRLRAGDLDGAILPPSLAATFRSDDGMKTYEAKSYDFRTVTLPTGNKVTGDRAIRQALDAAVDREAMVDKILDGAGTPAYGPLPADDPWYAQGIERPQDLDKAQRILDGAGWKAGDGGIRAKGGLRAAFTLFYPSGDKVRQDHALAYASDAKKAGIEVTVESGTWEVIEPRMKTDAVLAGNGSTGDPDFGLYTLLYSSLANDGFNNMGGYRNPAVDEALDTGRRTQDPAQREVAYEGLQRELVTDPGYTFLTHINHLYVLTDRWEGLTTQLEPHEHGFSSGPWWNIEDWQPKK from the coding sequence ATGACCCGTCGAATACGAAGTGCCGCCCTCGCGGCGGCGATGGTGACGGCGGCCGGTGCCGCCGCCTGCTCCGCGCCCAGCGACGGCAGCGAGGGCGGCGGCGCTGCCGCATCCGTCGTCATCGGGGTGGCCTCCGAGCCGGAGACGCTCAGTCCGCTGCTCGGCTACGGCAAGGACGGCAACTCCAAGCTCTTCGACGGCCTGCTCGCCCGGGACGTCGACCTGAAACTCAAGCCGGCTCTCGCGACGGCGCTTCCCGAGGTCGCCGACGACGGGCTGCGCTACACGTACACCCTTCGCAAGGGTGTGAAGTTCAGCGACGGCGAACCCCTCACCCCCGCCGATGTCGTCTTCACCTACAAGACCGTCCTGGACGCGAAGACCAACAACGCCCACCGCACCGAACTGGACGCCATCAAGGACGTCCGGGCCGACGGCGGCGACAAGGTCGTCTTCACGCTCAAGTACCCTTACGCGCCCTTCGCCGCGCGCACGGTGATGCCCGTGGTCCCCGAGCACGTCGCCGGCGGGCAGGACCCCAACACCGGTTCCTTCAACACCGAGCCGGTAGGCACCGGGCCGTACGTCCTCTCCGCCTGGAGCAAGGGCGAGAAGCTCACCTTCAAGGCCAACCCGGACCACTGGGGCGGCACGCCGCAGGTGAAGACCTTCACCACGGCGGTCGTCGCGGACGACAACGTACGCGCCACCCGGCTGCGTGCCGGCGATCTCGACGGCGCGATCCTCCCGCCCAGCCTCGCCGCCACCTTCAGGAGCGACGACGGCATGAAGACGTACGAGGCCAAGTCGTACGACTTCCGGACGGTCACCCTGCCGACCGGCAACAAGGTCACCGGTGACCGGGCGATCCGGCAGGCGCTCGACGCCGCCGTGGACCGCGAGGCGATGGTCGACAAGATTCTCGACGGCGCGGGCACACCGGCGTACGGGCCGCTGCCCGCCGACGACCCTTGGTATGCCCAGGGGATCGAGCGCCCCCAGGATCTCGACAAGGCCCAGCGGATCCTGGACGGGGCGGGCTGGAAGGCCGGCGACGGCGGCATTCGTGCCAAGGGCGGGCTGCGGGCCGCGTTCACGCTGTTCTACCCGTCGGGTGACAAGGTCCGCCAGGACCACGCGCTGGCGTACGCCTCCGACGCCAAGAAGGCCGGCATCGAGGTGACGGTGGAGAGCGGCACGTGGGAGGTCATCGAGCCGCGGATGAAGACCGACGCGGTCCTCGCCGGCAACGGCAGCACGGGCGACCCCGACTTCGGCCTGTACACACTGCTGTACTCCTCCCTCGCGAACGACGGCTTCAACAACATGGGCGGCTACCGCAACCCGGCCGTGGACGAGGCCCTGGACACCGGCCGCCGCACCCAGGACCCGGCGCAGCGCGAGGTGGCTTACGAAGGGCTCCAGCGCGAGCTGGTGACTGACCCCGGTTACACCTTCCTCACCCACATCAACCACCTCTACGTCCTCACGGACCGCTGGGAGGGCCTGACCACACAGCTCGAACCACACGAACACGGCTTCTCCAGCGGCCCGTGGTGGAACATCGAGGACTGGCAGCCCAAGAAGTGA